The following coding sequences are from one Lolium rigidum isolate FL_2022 chromosome 6, APGP_CSIRO_Lrig_0.1, whole genome shotgun sequence window:
- the LOC124660968 gene encoding homeobox-DDT domain protein RLT2-like, which produces MEAATAGDGDGAPPEERTPPAPSPPPAPAAVPAAPAPASASASGGGGGPSGSGEKTAKRMMKTPYQLDVLEQTYQAEQYPTEAMRAELSVKIGLSDRQLQMWFCHRRLKDRKPPAKKQRRDDDVPAAAPLPVSPVLAPLHAMPLASSDHMMGGGGSPYDEPLHPAHTRRGPGRSSAVPRISGPDIGRRYYEPLPVMLAPPVPAMQYRQDELRIITSVESQLGEPMREDGPVLGSDFDPLPPGAFGAPIVPEQQKQPVRSYDAKIFSRNDPNLLKVSSFLPSMEHPFVPNSFPGKRKTTVANPPQVHPHGGSRAVHEYQFLPEQPSDTYDRASRSHYYDTPVEASNSRVSSLNPGSHLLHGSEEMAPGYTFEGQGLLSQSGRPQVFPAVPTDYEANQSNSNLNSVPIDGQFGISEVAGFEDPLVSSETRAYHDEDASRVDRKRKHNEEAKIAKEVEAHERRIRKELEKQDILRRKREEQMRKEMERNDRERKKEEERFLRERQREEERLQREQRREHERMEKFLQKQSRRAEKQRQKEELRKEKEVARQKAADERATARRIAREYMELVEDERLELMELAAQSKGLHSMLCLDSDTLQQLDSFRGMLSQFPPETVRLKVPFSIKPWTGSEDCVGKLLMVWKFLITFADVLGLSSVTLDEFVQSLHDYDSRLLGEFHVALLKSIIKDIEDVSRTPSVALGVNPGGGHPQIVEGAYSWGFNIRNWQRHLNLLTWPEILRQFALSAGFGPQLKKRNAEDVFYRDENEGRDSENVISTLRNGSAAVRAAALMKERGYTHRRSRHRLTPGTVKFAAFHVLSLEDSSGLTILDVAEKIQKSGLRDLTTSKTPEASIAAALSRDTKLFERTAPSTYCVKSPYRKDPADSEAVLSAAREKIRAFQNVLSDSEAEKEVDDVDRDDDSECDDDPDGDDVNIDVVDEKDPLLAVKAQDVVATATEVGDIKGKIDSLDTALTQPISLIAPGKGAGMLSLGNSSAAGTSSVSPLRASSDHHEVVTGDAEDTEIDESNQGESWVQGLSEGDYCDLSVEERLNALVALVGVATEGNSIRAVLEERLEAANAIKKQMWADAQLDKRRSKEDFAGKMQYNSYTTSKADVPEHNATETTPTPVRNLDIDNDGNVGAINNSEMVNQHSQSNAGNLPYERNGVGQDISATPDVLSAQQYAYADKTRSQLKSYIGHRAEQLYVYRSLPLGQDRRRNRYWQFSTSASPNDPGSGRIFFESKDGHWRVIDSEEVFDSLVASLDTRGSREAQLHSMLQRVESTFKEGIKRKRSTAIEQSNGRHLKNGATDMVRANYRSEFGSPSSSLSSVSADSATAYSDSFKIELGRNDVEKIAISKRADGFVKWMWRECFNRQQTCAMKYGKKRCSALMCSCDYCYQIYLTEERHCSSCHKTFKSIHNFSEHTSQCEERRRTDPNWKMQIADYSVPIGMRLLKLQLVTIEASVPSEALQPFWSDGYRKSWAVKLHSTTSVEEIFQMLTLLEGAIRRDYLSSDFETSNELLNSKTQDTPSQSPFGLSGISVLPWVPDTIAAVTLRMLDLDYAVSYIKNEKKERDGGDSVKLPSRYSVVKKTQDIEPLEATGFDLYDARCPPSSGRRGRGRGSRGGSRGGRGRSRGGRIPRGTSSSSRIEFTDDNGSYEKAPKKNARRGRGRGRGRGRGRRTVRPRQPSSEGRGRSIPKANLLGSFHMLSNVKPSTVEESPRSSGAEEWGLENRRPYIDRGENSSGSQSDQSEDNEENGQPMDEEYDDQPPAGYSRAYSGGSRPHGMMDDETEEDDEEAEGDAESDDDDVDEDELNHAAADVDDEMDEDDDIGDDGDDGGDGVEANADEDATSYSSEYSE; this is translated from the exons ATGGAAGCCGCCACCGCCGGTGACGGGGACGGGgcgccgccggaggagaggaCGCCCCCGGCTCCTTCTCCGCCTCCGGCGCCGGCTGCCGTGCCAGCCGCCCCGGCTCCGGCCTCGGCCTCAGcctccgggggcggcggcggcccctcTGGCTCCGGGGAGAAGACGGCCAAGCGCATGATGAAGACCCCCTACCAGCTGGACGTCCTCGAGCAGACGTACCAAG CGGAGCAGTACCCGACGGAGGCCATGCGCGCCGAGCTGTCGGTCAAGATAGGCCTGTCGGACAGGCAGCTGCAGATGTGGTTCTGCCACCGCCGGCTCAAGGACCGCAAGCCGCccgccaagaagcagcgccgcgacgacgacgtcccCGCGGCCGCGCCCCTGCCGGTATCGCCCGTGCTAGCGCCGCTGCACGCAATGCCGCTGGCGAGCAGCGACCAcatgatgggcggcggcggcagcccgtACGACGAGCCGCTGCACCCCGCTCACACGCGCAGGGGGCCCGGGCGGTCCTCCGCCGTGCCCAGGATTTCTGGGCCTGACATCGGGAGGAGGTACTACGAGCCGCTGCCTGTCATGCTCGCGCCACCCGTGCCGGCGATGCAGTACAGGCAAGATGAGCTCAGGATTATCACTTCTGTGGAGTCGCAGCTCGGGGAGCCCATGAGGGAGGATGGACCGGTCCTCGGAAGCGATTTTGATCCGCTTCCTCCAGGCGCCTTTGGCGCACCCATTG TTCCGGAGCAACAAAAACAGCCTGTCCGCTCTTATGATGCAAAGATATTTTCTAGGAATGATCCAAATCTCTTGaag GTATCGTCATTCCTGCCCAGCATGGAGCACCCTTTTGTTCCGAATTCATTTCCTGGGAAGAGAAAAACAACTGTTGCTAATCCACCTCAAGTTCACCCTCATGGTGGATCGCGGGCAGTTCATGAGTATCAATTTCTTCCTGAGCAGCCAAGTGACACATACGACAGAGCAAGTAGATCTCATTACTACGACACTCCAGTTGAAGCTTCAAATTCGAGGGTATCATCTCTCAATCCAGGATCGCATCTTCTCCATGGATCTGAGGAGATGGCACCTGGTTATACTTTTGAAGGCCAAGGTCTTTTGTCTCAATCTGGCAGGCCTCAGGTGTTTCCTGCAGTACCAACAGATTATGAGGCGAATCAGTCTAATAGCAACCTTAATTCTGTACCAATCGATGGTCAGTTTGGTATTTCTGAAGTTGCTGGCTTCGAAGATCCACTTGTATCATCGGAAACTAGGGCTTATCATGACGAAGATGCTTCTCGAGTGGATAGAAAGCGAAAA CATAATGAGGAAGCAAAAattgcaaaggaagttgaagcTCATGAAAGACGAATTAGgaaggagcttgagaagcaagataTTTTGAGGAGAAAG AGAGAAGAACAAATGCGCAAGGAAATGGAGAGAAATGACCGTGAAAGGAAAAAGGAAGAGGAGAGATTTCTGCGTGAAAGGCAAAGAGAGGAAGAGAGGTTACAAAGGGAGCAAAGGCGGGAACATGAGCGCATGGAGAAGTTTCTACAGAAGCAATCTAGACGA GCAGAGAAACAAAGACAAAAGGAGGAACTCAGAAAAGAGAAAGAGGTGGCGAGGCAAAAGGCTGCCGATGAAAGGGCCACAGCACGAAGAATTGCCCGGGAGTATATGGAGCTTGTGGAAGATGAGCGCTTGGAGCTAATGGAGTTGGCTGCACAAAGCAAAGGGTTACACTCAATGCTCTGTCTCGATAGCGACACATTGCAGCAGCTTGATTCATTTCGAG GCATGTTGAGCCAATTCCCCCCTGAAACGGTGAGACTTAAGGTGCCATTTTCGATAAAGCCTTGGACAGGATCTGAGGATTGTGTTGGGAAGCTTTTGATG GTGTGGAAATTCTTGATAACTTTTGCTGAtgttcttgggctttcttcagtTACACTTGATGAGTTTGTTCAGTCTCTTCATGATTAT GATTCAAGGTTGTTGGGGGAGTTCCATGTTGCTCTGCTGAAATCCATCATAAAGGATATTGAGGATGTTTCCCGAACTCCGTCGGTTGCACTGGGGGTGAATCCAGGAGGTGGACATCCACAAATTGTGGAAGGG GCATATTCTTGGGGGTTCAATATTCGTAACTGGCAGCGCCACCTTAATCTTCTTACTTGGCCTGAAATATTGCGGCAGTTTGCTTTATCTGCTGGTTTTGGACCTCAGTTGAAGAAAAGGAATGCTGAAGATGTTTTTTATCGTGATGAAAATGAG GGCCGGGACAGTGAGAATGTCATATCCACTCTCCGAAATGGTTCAGCAGCTGTGCGTGCTGCTGCTCTGATGAAAGAAAGAGGCTACACCCATCGCCGATCTCGGCACCGCCTCACTCCTGGGACAGTAAAATTTGCTGCTTTCCATGTGCTTTCTCTGGAAGATAGCAGCGGTCTCACAATATTGGATGTTGCAGAAAAAATCCAG AAATCTGGACTGAGAGATCTTACCACAAGCAAGACACCTGAGGCATCTATAGCTGCTGCCTTGTCAAGGGATACAAAACTTTTCGAGCGAACTGCTCCTTCAACATATTGTGTCAAATCCCCTTACAGAAAAGATCCAGCTGATTCCGAGGCTGTATTGTCAGCAGCACGTGAAAAAATTAGGGCTTTTCAGAATGTGCTTTCTGACTCCGAAGCTGAAAAAGAGGTGGATGATGTTGATAGGGACGACGACTCTGAATGTGATGATGATCCTGACGGTGATGATGTGAATATTGATGTAGTAGATGAGAAGGATCCCCTTCTTGCTGTTAAAGCACAAGATGTAGTAGCAACAGCAACTGAAGTTGGTGACATAAAGGGGAAGATAGATAGTTTGGATACTGCATTAACCCAACCAATTAGTTTGATTGCACCGGGAAAAGGTGCTGGCATGCTTTCTTTAGGCAACTCCAGTGCAGCAGGTACTTCAAGTGTCTCACCTCTCAGAGCTTCCTCAGATCATCACGAGGTAGTCACTGGTGATGCTGAAGATACAGAGATTGATGAAAGCAACCAAGGTGAGTCTTGGGTACAGGGACTATCAGAAGGTGACTATTGCGATCTTAGTGTCGAAGAACGGCTGAATGCATTGGTCGCACTTGTTGGTGTTGCCACCGAAGGAAACTCTATTCGAGCTGTTCTTGAG GAGCGTTTGGAAGCAGCAAATGCCATAAAAAAACAAATGTGGGCAGATGCACAACTTGATAAGAGGCGATCCAAGGAAGACTTTGCTGGAAAAATGCAGTATAATTCTTACACAACTTCGAAGGCTGATGTTCCAGAACATAATGCTACAGAGACTACTCCGACTCCAGTCCGTAATCTTGATATAGACAATGATGGAAATGTGGGGGCTATAAATAACAGTGAGATGGTTAATCAACATAGTCAGAGTAATGCTGGGAATCTTCCTTATGAGCGAAATGGTGTAGGGCAAGACATCAGTGCAACACCAGATGTTTTATCTGCTCAGCAGTATGCATATGCTGATAAAACACGCTCTCAGCTGAAGTCATACATTGGTCATAGAGCAGAGCAGCTATATGTTTACAGATCGCTGCCCCTGGGGCAGGATCGGAGACGAAACCGGTATTGGCAGTTCTCCACTTCTGCATCACCAAATGACCCTGGTTCAGGAAGAATCTTTTTCGAATCAAAAGATGGACATTGGAGGGTTATAGACTCAGAGGAG GTTTTTGATTCTTTAGTAGCTTCCCTTGATACACGTGGCAGCAGGGAGGCGCAGTTGCATTCGATGCTGCAAAGGGTTGAATCAACATTTAAGGAAGGCATTAAGAGGAAAAGGAGCACAGCTATAGAACAATCAAATGGAAGGCACCTAAAGAATGGAGCTACTGATATGGTGCGTGCAAATTATCGTAGCGAGTTTGGAAGCCCAAGCAGTAGTCTTTCTAGTGTTTCTGCTGATAGTGCCACAGCATATTCTGATTCTTTCAAAATAGAACTTGGGCGCAATGATGTGGAGAAGATAGCTATCTCAAAAAGGGCTGATGGTTTTGTAAAATGGATGTGGAGGGAATGCTTCAATCGTCAACAGACATGTGCCATGAAGTATGGGAAGAAAAGATGCTCTGCATTGATGTGTTCTTGTGATTATTGCTATCAGATTTACTTAACAGAAGAAAGGCACTGCTCTTCTTGCCACAAGACCTTCAAATCCATTCACAATTTTTCTGAGCACACATCACAATGTGAAGAAAGGCGGAGAACTGACCCTAACTGGAAGATGCAAATTGCGGACTATTCTGTTCCAATTGGAATGAGATTGCTCAAGTTGCAGTTAGTTACTATTGAG GCTTCGGTACCATCAGAAGCACTTCAACCATTTTGGAGTGATGGATATCGGAAATCTTGGGCTGTGAAACTGCACTCCACCACATCTGTTGAGGAAATATTTCAG ATGTTGACTCTGCTGGAAGGTGCAATAAGACGAGATTACCTGTCTTCTGATTTTGAAACATCAAATGAATTGCTTAACTCAAAGACACAAGATACGCCATCCCAGAGTCCTTTCGGTCTATCTGGAATTTCTGTACTTCCATGGGTTCCTGACACTATTGCAGCCGTCACATTAAGAATGTTAGACCTTGATTACGCGGTTTCATACATTAAAAATGAAAAGAAGGAGAGAGATGGTGGAGATTCCGTG AAGCTTCCATCAAGATATAGTGTTGTTAAGAAGACACAGGATATAGAGCCATTGGAAGCAACTGGTTTTGACCTTTATGATGCAAGGTGCCCCCCCAGTAGTGGCCGCAGGGGTCGTGGAAGAGGAAGTAGAGGAggtagcagaggaggaagaggtcgaagTCGAGGTGGAAGGATCCCAAGAGGTACTAGCAGCTCATCTAGGATTGAATTTACAGATGACAATGGTTCGTATGAGAAAGCCCCCAAAAAGAATGCACGTCGAGGACGTggacgtggtcgtggccgtgggcGAGGACGTCGAACAGTTAGACCTCGGCAGCCATCATCTGAGGGCAGAGGTAGATCAATTCCAAAGGCTAATTTGTTGGGAAGCTTTCACATGCTTAGCAATGTGAAGCCTTCAACTGTCGAGGAGTCTCCACGAAGCTCAGGTGCGGAAGAGTGGGGCTTGGAGAACAGAAGACCGTATATCGACAGGGGTGAGAACAGCTCTGGATCCCAATCAGACCAATCAGAAGACAACGAGGAAAATGGGCAACCCATGGACGAGGAATACGACGACCAGCCCCCAGCAGGCTACTCCAGAGCCTATTCTGGTGGGTCCAGACCCCATGGCATGATGGATGATGAGACtgaggaggacgatgaagaggctgaaggggatgcagagagtgatgatgatgacgtcGACGAAGATGAGCTGAACCATGCAGCTGCTGATGTTGATGAtgagatggatgaggatgatgatatagGCGATGATGGAGACGATGGTGGTGACGGTGTTGAGGCGAATGCAGATGAAGATGCAACATCATACTCATCTGAGTACAGTGAATAA